The Toxorhynchites rutilus septentrionalis strain SRP chromosome 1, ASM2978413v1, whole genome shotgun sequence genome contains the following window.
GACGTTGGGACCTCCAAAGCTGCTATCACTGTACAACGGACTACACAGATCGGACATTTTTGTACTCAAAATACGTATATTATGCATGTGTTTCAATTGGGAACCTAGATGAATGGTGAAGCTTTCCTCCATTGACGGCCCCTGCGTTGAAATCATGGACCAACGATTGCCGATTTGTGTTGGACTATCAGATTCGGCCAGGAAgttttcatcaatatgggtcGTTATCCAATTGCGATACTCATACTTTTGATGACCTCTCGTAGATGCTAGCTCCGACTCGCATTGTCTTCGAATCATATTTTGCATACCATACTGTTTGGCCAGTATGTGATTAATGTTTTCAGAAGTAACCGATATGTCCAGTAATTTcatctacaaaaaaaatgtgttaacaTCATTCATTTCTTAAGTCTTTGAACATACCTTAGACTCGATTTCTTCATGATGTaatgtattcattgtatttatttGTTGTGTCATTTGTGCCATCAGATTCGTGATAACTTTTGCGTACTCCCTCTCTTTTGCTAGTATTTCTGAAAGTACTGAAGAGTGTACCAACTGATGATAGCTTTGAGCGAAGATTTCCTCGTCGGAGGGGCCGATTCGTTCAGCGTATTCTAAAATCTCATCTTTGTATAGCTTTTCTAAATCCAACGACAAGGCGTCGACATCAACATGACCTGATTGCAAATTCTCTATCAAGGCATCATCGTGCTCATCGTAGAACTTTTGATTTTCCTCTTCGATGAAAAGCTCCAGAGCTAGTTTCAAATCTTTGTCTGCTAGCAGAAATTTCATTATTGGATCCATTCGTTCTGTGATAATACAATGAGCAAGCTCTTTAGGGCTTCCACGAAAGGGAACCTCTATCGGATAGATCAAACTAGCTGTAGTGTCATCgaagtttttgaatttataatGGAAATCTACGATTTTGGTTGGATGGGGCTGACGATCCATTCGGCAATGAAGTTATATATCAATATCACTGATTTGCGAGTTTGAGAAAAGTTATCTCGTTCGATTCGTAATGACGTTTGCTTATCGCAGAATATTTCTCCAGGCTTTGtttactttgtttacaaaataatCTCCAGGTGGCACGGATTGTGAGCTTGTTACACCACTCGCTACGTCACTAAAGCCGGATTTAGACGTTGTGATCAAGGCGgataataaggtggaacgttatgtcagaactgctgttcagccattacttgagttcgaattgacaccggccaaacgaacggctagagttttccgagaaagaggataacaaatggcatgcaatgaggagtgcatgccgctatgtgtttgctgcgcataaatgttggttttgtttacgctgttggcatcattgtagtgtttcggtgactgctgcaagttattgtctgcattgctgttctacgggacgtgagggttgttgccgttgctgctgggattggaaactcagcgattgtgggagttttgctagtgggtatataAAAGAGGTGGCTCTTAATTACCGGTGGGCTTGTGCCGTACTGCTTTAGCTGAAGACTCGCCTGATCGTtcgggttgtgagacacaacagctagttcgattgaaaccagcccagcgtaggtatatgttggtggggaccgctatgtagcataaagatttgatctactttgtttataaacaaaaaaagccgctgtcatttttcatcccctctcgcatcatccatgccttatcctcatactgtcgaaaacgaaccacctgtcaattccagctcaTTGGTTGTGATCTAGGTAGTgcgcaaagtacgtagaatagaaggtagtctcctccctgctttgttcaagtagtggtaggcaaagaaaaaaagcaaaaaattgtaataaaccatcgattgaattcatataaattcgaacatttttgaatttttttaaattgtaacaaaagaactgtctcaaaatatgtttccagGGGATGAAACAACAgttaatcattttaaaattaaaaacagaGAAATTATCgcatctgtattataaaaataacgcgaaaaacgatgaacaaatgtgtggagaggttatatcgaagcagtgtcgttcccgcaatttgataatatgatgAAAGATGAACACTGCTGATTTTTTTGTCTTTCATTGAAGCATCCATCATGAATCATCGCGACGCTTTCATTGGTCTCAGTTTGGAGTGTTCAGCCGTAGTGGGGCCACTTAAGGGACCAaatttgcgtttctggaaaacgagaaaaacattTTCTCCATCCCGGATCATCTTCCAAAGTGattgcaaataaatattttgcactTTCGCAAGAAGTGAATGTATAAATTTGGAATTTCGtgtgaaaccattgaaacggaaCGTTTTGCAAGATCCAAGAAGCAAATGCATGGAacagctgaaaacatctccgattagtttatctcatcacaatttatataaaaaacacACTTACCTCCAGTACGAAGACGTCTTCTTTGCTGATTATAGGTTAAAACAGTATCCCCAAAAGAATCCGGCGAAAAATGAAGCGaacaaacaaatatgtttcgcgTATCGAACGAGCTtttgtattcgaaaaagtttaaCCATTTCCGTCTCAACAATTTGTTGGTCGGAAAATGGTGGAAAGTTAtccgattttcttcaaaatttttcagCTCCAGCATCGCGGGACGTTGCACTTCGACATATTGCTGGAGTAAACCAACACTGTTCAGTATGGaatcgataaaaaatcacatcaaacCTTACCTACAGTGAAAATGCGGTACACTATCGTGATTATCGTCGGCTCGACCAACGATTTGGTcactttttacgattttttgaacttttcaaaacaagaaatattgcaaaaacttccgaacatcgaacaaattgaggattGTTTATTACTATCTTCTTTGTGTGCGCgctccgtgtgtatacacaggtaatatcacttaccttctattctacgtactttgggtagtacggactgaatcaaaacggctgtcaaaaaagatccaattgaaatgtcaaaagagatccaacgatcaggagtgttatttttcttatgataatcaaactataaaaaaggtattgttatcaaaggcaaaaataattaaacttataaaatgaacgaacttcatttttccgtcaattgtttaattggcCATTGCATCTCTGGAAGAGAATCTCATATATCAAGGTATCAGAACCTGACCGAATATCAACAAActacgaataacgcttagttcactgAAAGATTTCAATGTGGGAGCGAAATTCGACATTGGCGAATTTTGATACGTACATACATagcaaaagtgaaatgtttAGGAGACGTTTATTTCTAACGTCGATGAAAACAGCTACTGAAGCTGGCCGAATGAAATCCGCGAAATTATGATCTGCTAGTGCTGGATATGAATAaacggtaaagcaatctgcgcttcgtgttgatgatggacgtaatcttctgagtcaactacCGGCTTAATTGTGGAGAAGGCATTACGGTTTCTCAAGAGGTTTCTTTTCCGGTGTATTTCTATCAAAATTGTACAGTCGCAAGCGCACTGAAGAGAGAACAGGTGCATGCGATGCAATCCCTCGACGCCAGACCCTAAAGTGCAATCCACAGCTCTCCTGCAAAAAGAATCGAACATGCTCCGCCAACGGATTGGATGATAGTTTTTGCTGTACAAGGACAGCACACCAGTTCGATTTAAGACAGCAGAGTGTACGCAACAGCAGCAATTTGAAGCAGAATTTAAGAAGAAATTTAAGTGCTTGTATAATGTATAACTCTGTATAATTTCATGTATATTTCTATAGTATTAAGTTAAATACAATGTACATAGTTATAGTTTAAgcgtgtgttgtgttttgtctccgatgaaacgagtccctcaatctGCCACAGTGATGTGAAGTTCCATGCGAATGGCAAATCCCCGCTGCATCACTGCCATGAAGGCAGTCTGCATCGCGCCCACGGGGGGAATTTGGTTTCTCACGCTGGGCAATCTGCATAAAGGCTGCTTTGGTATCGCGCAGCGGGATTAAGTA
Protein-coding sequences here:
- the LOC129762959 gene encoding protein C12orf4 homolog codes for the protein MDRQPHPTKIVDFHYKFKNFDDTTASLIYPIEVPFRGSPKELAHCIITERMDPIMKFLLADKDLKLALELFIEEENQKFYDEHDDALIENLQSGHVDVDALSLDLEKLYKDEILEYAERIGPSDEEIFAQSYHQLVHSSVLSEILAKEREYAKVITNLMAQMTQQINTMNTLHHEEIESKMKLLDISVTSENINHILAKQYGMQNMIRRQCESELASTRGHQKYEYRNWITTHIDENFLAESDSPTQIGNRWSMISTQGPSMEESFTIHLGSQLKHMHNIRILSTKMSDLCSPLYSDSSFGGPNVALGLYSSSLCGIVVLTSSGNIAPDSEIRRNANMSTEFHFDQIDHQIEKIQDDLRRVSSFSEEQDPEAGSKTDRNSSRLKPGDVYITRHSNLSHSHVIFHLISDETFQSPSEINSRHPVILGLRNILKISSRHDVTTLTIPALLRNEMSEDMTVNWCMRRAELVFKCAKGFMIESASWGGAELNTLQLLLPHDISEELFRTLADMVPHVFRVANPKVLQ